A genomic region of Lagenorhynchus albirostris chromosome 18, mLagAlb1.1, whole genome shotgun sequence contains the following coding sequences:
- the METTL21C gene encoding protein-lysine methyltransferase METTL21C, with protein sequence MDACLRSGQQPQSVDEVPRPPDEEGLQTDGSSGPPGDSNKIEPSLQSLQKFVPMNYASYTQEYYWFAGKRIVIQESIESYGAVVWPGAMALCQYLEEHAEDLGLQGAKMLEIGAGPGLVSIVASILGAQVTATDLPDVLGNLQYNLLRNTRNHTAHLPEVKELVWGEGLEQNFPKSTCYYDYLLASDVVYHHYFLDKLLATMAYLCQPGTVLLWANKFRFSTDYEFLDKFKQVFDTTLLAEFQESSIKLFKGVLKWD encoded by the exons ATGGATGCGTGTCTGCGCTCAGGGCAGCAGCCCCAGTCCGTGGACGAGGTACCGAGACCCCCGGATGAGGAGGGTCTACAGACAGACGGCAGCAGCGGACCCCCGGGAG ATTCTAACAAGATAGAACCATCGCTTCAAAGCCTCCAGAAATTTGTTCCCATGAATTACGCCAGCTACACCCAGGAGTACTATTGGTTTGCAGGCAAGAGGATTGTCATTCAAGAATCGATCGAGAGTTACGGAGCGGTGGTGTGGCCAGGG GCCATGGCTTTGTGCCAGTATTTGGAGGAACACGCAGAGGACCTCGGTCTCCAAGGAGCTAAGATGCTCGAAATCGGTGCTGGACCAGGCCTCGTTTCCATCGTGGCCAGTATTCTAG gAGCTCAAGTCACAGCAACGGATTTGCCTGACGTCCTAGGGAACCTTCAATACAATCTTTTAAGGAACACACGAAACCATACAGCACATCTGCCTGAAGTGAAAGAGCTGGTGTGGGGAGAGGGCCTGGAACAGAACTTCCCCAAGTCCACATGTTACTATGATTACTTGCTGGCTTCTGACGTGGTCTACCACCATTACTTCCTGGACAAGCTGCTTGCCACCATGGCGTACCTCTGCCAGCCGGGAACGGTGTTGCTTTGGGCAAACAAGTTCAGATTCAGCACCGATTATGAATTTTTAGATAAATTCAAGCAGGTTTTTGACACAACACTCTTGGCTGAATTTCAAGAGTCATCAATCAAACTTTTTAAAGGAGTGCTAAAATGGGACTAA